tttttttgtttctatgTTCGATTTGTTAACTTTGGGGTGCTTGTCGTGGAATTTTCGAAGAGTTTTTTTCGATGAAGTGctgttttctttctttctttctttgttttcaCCGTGGAGGTATTTTTAGAAGGATCGGTAAACTTTGTGTGGGGGTTGAGACTAGTATGATTTGGTGAATTTGAGCTTTTATGAGTTTGAAACTGCTTCATCTCTTGTTTTTATGAAGGAGGCGATTTGTGTCAAAATTAAATTTACAAATTAAATGGTCGAAATAGCAACTTTGgggtaatacatatatattcttATGATGCTTTCAGTTTTTAGTGTGGGTGGGACAGTCGGAAGAAATTGGTCTGGAGAAGAATTGGAAAGATTTTCGTTTGTAATGATCTTGAACTTTATCATGTTTTTTATGTAAATAAAATGCCAGTGGAAATGTACTTGCTAAATATGTGGGTTAATTGCCGAAATAAAATAAGTGGGGTTTGATTACATTCTCTTGTTTTAGCAACAGAATGCAGTTTTTGGAAGGCAATAATGAGTAAACAACTTATGGGTTTTTCCGTTTGTCATCCCGATTCTATGCTATACTTGACCTCATTAtgtgttttatatttttgtggGATTTGATTAAATTCTCATGTTTTAGCAACGGATGCAGTTTTTGCAACCTCATTGTTTTTATCTTTTCCGAATCTGTGGTGTGCTGAACTTGATCTTATGTGTGTTTTATATCTTTGTGACAGAGAATCGAGATGATAGGATCTTTACTGACGAGAGGACTTTTGTACGTCTCCGTTTTCTGGCAGATAAAAACTAAACCTCCCTACATTTCCGTTGCACAAGTTTCTAAATTTCTGAGCATTTTGCAGGTTGATTTTGGGTTATGTGTATCCTGCATATGAATGCTATAAATCCGTGGAAATGAACAAGCCTGACATCGAGCAACTTCGTTTTTGGTGCCAATATTGGTATGCTGCAtctttcatttatttaatttaacaaTGCTTTAATGCAATTGTCTGATTAATTTTCATCTCCAACTTTCAGGATCTTGGTCGCTTGTTTGACTGTTTGTGAATGGATTGGTGATATGTTTATTGGCTGGTTAGTTTTCAATAGCTGATACACTAATACTTTTTTACTTTATTGTTACATTTTTTCCCCAGATTCTCATTGTAGTTCTAGCTTGTAAAATGTATTCAGGGTTCCTATGTATGGCGAAGCTAAGTTGGCCTTCTTTATATACTTGTGGTTCCCTAAAACCAAGGTCAATTTTCTATTTATGGAATATTGGTATTTTCTTCCTTCTATATTGTATTTTAATGTTTTCTTTTACTAATGTATTTCAGGGAGCAACATATGTCTATGATTCCTTCTTTAGACCCTATGTTGCAAAGCATGAAACAGAAATCGACCGTAGTCTGTTAGAACTGAGGACACGAGCTGGAGATATTGCTCTCTTGTACTGGCAAAAGGCAGCAAACTACGGGCAAACtagaattttttatgttttacagTATATTGCTTCACAATCATCCCCCCCACAACGAGCTCAGGTATGAACTGGAATGTTTTTTTCAAAGAGTATTCAGTGTTGTCAAGTGCAGcataataaaattcaaaattttcagacCACTTTGTTTTTTTGTCCATTGTCGACTTATAGGAGCAGTTAGTTTCCTTGAATGAACTCTTTTCAAACATTCATGCCACGCACAAGTGTTGGTAGAAATTCTTTCCTGATTTGTCAAAGCAAAAGAAATGCCTTTTCTGCATCCAATCTGCCTATAGTTTCTTGAGTGAAAATTCTGGCTACTTTTATACTTTCAAAATAACTTGAACTGTTTAGGGCAAAGCTAAAGCAGTTGTTAATATTTAGTCGTGCTTTGAAACGACTCTTTTCCAGTCATTAGATGTGTGAATTCGGCGAAGCTTTTTCTTCCAAACAATATTCAACGTTAAACTCTTTATACTCTTGACTATGTTAGCTTCACACTTGTTTTTTACAACTCCCGACTACCTTCAAGGAATTTTCCAGCACAATTTGATAGGGATCCAATTTTATCTTGTTTCAAATGAACATTTCCGATTTCAACTTTTGCAGCCATCTCAGCAAGGCACCAGAGTTCAGAAACCCGCTGCACCATTAAATCAAGGACCAGGTCTAACAACACAGCTGCAAGATGAACAACCCTCTTCTCCTGCTTTGAGTGATCACCAAGAAGATGCAACAGACAAAGCAGGACCTTCGGAAAATTCGAAACCTGCTCCCACCCCTGTCCCCCCTCCCGCAGTCCCAAAAGAGCTGAAAACAGCGCCGATGCAAGCCCTTATTGAAACTgtcaaaatttcagaagaacTGGCAATGATGCATGTTGATTCAGTGCCTTCAGCGAATGGAAGTGCTCAACCTCCTCCTCAAGACATGATATTGGACGGAGTAGAACGAGTGACACGAGCAAGGCTTAGGAAAACACGTGCTCCCCCAAATCATCCGAATAAATAGATGTATTTCGCGTATAGTTACGTTGTGTTGGTTAGCAGATATGTGATCAGTGGATTCTTTATGCTTATGTAACATTACTCATTTCAAGTCCTTTATTCTTTTATATACCGAACTtttgtttgtatttttcttGGGAAAAATTGTTATTGTGCATTTTTCATATTGCATTCTTCCTCAGTAGATGTAAATCAATCTTCCTTCACACCGTATATGTTTGTATATATTCCAACAAAAAGATTATCACAAGAAACAATCTATCAAGTATAACGAAAAGTTAATAAAATCAACACTATGGAAAATGATTAACTCAATGTATAAGTTTGAGCTATATTAATTGACAACttggtaaaaaaaaatcaaacatgaaaaaaaattgacaaaaatttgtgtgaaacggtcttacGGGTCGTGTTTTATGAgaatgatatcttatttgggtcattcatgaaaaaacattactttttatgctaagagtattactttttattgtttaaatgtaataatttttattgtgaatatcgataggttTGACCAatatcacatataaagattcgtgagatcgtctcataatagacctactcaaatgtttatgaatgttcttaaaaacaaatatttttaaacctgGGTTTGATAGGCCCAAAAATGGTTCTTAAAAGTCCAATCTATAAAAACTTGCAGTTGGGCCAATAGCCGTATGGGGTATTTAGTCAGGTCTCCGCCACTTGCGGCGCCGCCGGCGAGGTCCGCTATATTTCCGAACATTGGACACACACACCACCCGAAGATACAGCAGCAAGAATTGTTTAGTTCTGCCAAATATTTACGTAAGGCTCAATCTGTTTCTGCATTTTCTTTTTGATGAAACTCGCGATACTCTGTTTTAATTTTCTGAAGAATATCGATTTCTTCCGATTTTTCGCGTTTTATATTTAGCAATTATTCTGTTTGACGGAACGCCGATGGTAAATTTTTGTCATGTTTTGTTGCATTTACTTTGGATGGATGATTTTTGCGCTGTATTATGTGTTTGTTGGCATGAATGGTGATTCAGCAACTCGTGGGGGTGGATTTTTACTTAATCTATCCACGTTTTCTGACCTTTTGTAGATGTAGATGCCtttaattttttcttgattttcttaaATAATCCTTCTGGAATCATTTTACTAGATTTGTCATTTGTGAGAGATGAATTTACGCTTATGGTTCTTTTGTTTGATCATTCATCTTAAGGCGTGCTTATGTTGTTTTTTTATTTACGTGTTTGGGTTTTCTTCACCGAGGAGCAAGTTATTGTCTTCTATAAGGTTTTTGCTTTAATACAAAGTATCCGTGTGGGTGAGGCATCATTTAAGATTCACGTagagtttggtaaatttttatttttatttttatttttcctgaaGTTTGTGGTGTTTATCTTTCAGTCTAGTCTAATGATGGTGGCATAAGCTGATGATTTTTGATGCTGCTACTACAAGAACATCTCTTATTAAAGGATTTCGGGCATACTCTTGTTTAATATTTCAAACAACTGACCATCTGAGAGGTTTATGTACCATGAAAGAAATAGAAAAGGATGGCTCCTCTAGTTTGTCCGATGTATCCGAAGAAATGTTAAACGTTTTATCTCCTGTTGCTGTGAAGTCTGACCCGAGAGCTTCCTCTTCAAATGTTCAATCGACCCCAGAAATTGAGAAGAAGTACGTTCATCGCATATATGACGCAATTGCTCCCCATTTTAGCTCTACTCGGTTTGCAAAATGGCCCAAAGTTCAACTGTTTCTGAACTCTTTGCCCTCAGGATCACTTATATTAGATGCAGGATGTGGAAATGGGAAATACTTGGGTTTGAATCCGAAATGCTATTTCAGTCGGTTGTGATATCAGTGCCCCCCTTATTGGTATATGTGCGGATAAGAGGCATGAAGTTTTAGTTGCTGATGCAGTAAATCTTCCTTACCGAACTGGATATGTTGATGCAGCAATTTCTATAGCAGTGTTACATCACTTAAGCACGGAATGTAGGAGAAAGAAAGCTGTAGATGAATTAATTCGTGTTGTCAAGATGGGTGGCCTTGTTCTAATTACAGTTTGGGCTAGGGAACAAGAGGATAAAGCTTTGGTTAGCAAATGGACTCCCCTTCCTCAGAAGTACTCGGAGGAATGGATTGGGCCTGGAAGCCCCCGAATTCGCAGCCCTTCCTCTTCACTTGCTCTAGAAAGCATCCCAGAAAATGAGGAAAATGTTTCTGCAGAGCCGTCGAAGTATATTCCTTCTGTGTTCCTAAAAGGTGAATTTTATGAAGAAATGCATGCAAATTCTAGTTATGGAGAAGATGCATTGGCttctaataataaaaaaagCAGAGATTGTCAGCAGGAGTACTTTGTTCCTTGGCACTTACCCTATCATCGAGCTGAAGTGAGTGGAGCTTCTGCCAATGCCATAGCTAATGGTTGGGCAAGGAAAGATGACAAGAAGGGCGCTGTAGTCTATGACAGATATTATCATGTTTTTGGTGAAGGTGAACTTGAAAGGTTAGACCTCAATTTATGATTATCTTCCTCagtttgaataataataataatctctCAGTGATTTCTGTCTGTAATTAATAGCTACATACTTGGCTCTAATCAACAGCAAATTGTCAAAAACGATCCTCAGCTAGCATTTGCTTGCTGCTTGATTATTGTTGATTAACAGCTTTGTGATTTGCGATATTCGAGCAAATATTTGCATTGACATTGATAGTCTGCCACTGTTTTGCTAAAGAACAGGCTTTCGGTCTTAATGTAATTACCATTCTTAAtgtatattttttctatttGGGCTGAACCACTGGTGAATAAACGGGAAAAAATAATGGAAAAGATTTCATGGAGTCAATGAAGGCTGGGGGCCGCAGTTGTGGAGAATGAAATGATTCAACACGTCCTGTTTTTCTATCCTTACCCCTCTACGAATAATACCCACATTTCTTTACTAGAATTCCTCTGTTGAACATCTGGTCCATCCCTAGCCTCTTTTCTTCTGTTGCACCGCGGAACTCTGTCTACCAAgaataaaattgcatgtcttTGCATTCTTTTAATTCTCATTTCTGTCCACCCTGTGGGTCAAGGCGAGAATAAACAGcttttttggtgaaaaaagaAACTTCAAATTTGGAGAGTTTGTAGACTGACACAAGTTAAAGTCCTCCCCTACTTTTTTTATTACAACATTGGGGTGGGGTAAGGgagtttttttcttttacatGGGACTAAAGTTGTAACATCTAATGTGTTGTTTGCTCTCTATGGACTATGATTAAATAATGTTTGTGTGACAAAAACAAAGATTTTTTTTCTCGAATAACAAACACGCCCTCATCAAAACTTTTCCTCATAATCGATGATCCAGATTGGGGTGATTTTGTCCAAGTAGGATTGAATATCACGCAAGTTGGGTATATGCCTGTCTAATTTATTTTCCTTGTGAAAGTAAAGTTCTAGCTTAAAACACAGGTATAATTTTCTTGATCCCAGGACAGGCTTTTGCTTCGGTTTCGGTCTTTTTTCTGTCTGTAACCAATTAGAAGCAGATGGACGTGGCAAAAATGTagtcccttttttttttttcttgatctcTAAATACTTGAATCAGTACAAGCAGTTTTCCTTGTATTCTAAGTATGATTAATTTGTGTTGGAGCCTTGACAAAACTATCGGCAGTGACAGTTGTTTACTCTGCAGGTTGGTGTCTGGTGTGGACGGTGCTGTCATCGTCGATCAATTTTACGACAAATCAAACTGGTGCATTATCCTTGAGAAAACTTCATCTCTGGGCCGGTGATCATGTTCAACCTCGAGCAAATAGAGGTTTTTAGATGCATGGAGACTTCAAGAATTTGATGGTGCAAaggatattttgtgaaatactGAATCAGAGATGGGAAAGCGGTAAAAACATACATTGAAAATGAGATTGTAATATTTGGTTTACATTACAGATTTCAAAAAATGTAACCAATCACTGCTGACTGTAGTTCAAATGTAGAACTTGCTTTTCATTGGGATGCGATCAATGAAGATGGGGTGATTCAATGTGTTTTGGGCAGAAAGTTGTTATTTTTACAGAACTTTGAATGTAATCTTTGGTTTacatattcaaaattttttggAAGAGGAACCCCTCCCAGACCATACTTCTATAATAGATGGTTTCAATCTCGAAACTTGAAGTTCCAGTTTATTCTGTTTggatatggtttcggttttgatTCTAAATTATTTTCATCTTGATCTGGTTGTACTTCGAAccaatttgattatttatttatattttaaaggtAAAAAAATAATGAGATAAAAACtaatgaattattaaaaattatagcgtatcatataatgaatatttacttttttattaaaaataaaataaaatagtaaaatcCCGATGTTCTCCAaagatgattttgatgattggaataTTAAAATGAAGGCTCACTTAAttgctcaagatgatgacatgtgattTGTCATCATAAATTGTCCGATATGAAGATTTTAAAAGCAAACACTTTCATTGCCATTAGTGATGGTGCTTCACAAATGATAGAAAAACCAGAATGGAATGAATAAGTGAagacaagaagaaagccaatttAGACAATGTGgataaaaacattttatataAGACATTGAACAAAAATACTTTTAGCAAGATTAAGATGTGTCCTACTTCCAAAGACATATGGGAGAAATTGATATAACTATGTGAAGGCAATGCTAAAACAAAAGAGAATAAACTGTCTATTCCTATTAAAAAATTGACAGTATCAAGATGGAGGCTAGAGAATCTACGTCACATTTTGATGAAAGAGTGAGCAACATCATTATTGAATTGACTGCTCTTGGCAAAGAATATGGCAACCGAAAAATAGTATTAAAAGTACTGATAGCACTCCCAAGAGAATGAGATGTCAAAATAATGATAATGCGAGAATCTAAGGACCTTAATGTCACAGTTTGTGAATGAATTTGGAAAGTTCATAAGGAATAATCATGGCAATGTCCAAAACTCAAGTAGACACAATCACCACAAAAAAGAGCCCATTGATGAGGACAATTTGCATTTCAACAGAAGGAAAGTCGGGCATTTCATAGCCGACTATCTCAAGTGAAAGAAGGATGAAAGGAGGTCAACTGACAAAGAAGGCCTATCTCATGACAAGAAGTCCAAGTATGAGAGGAGGTCATTTAGAAAGAGAAGAAACCAGAAAGTGTTGGTGGCTGAAGACAGCAAGGCCAAGTAGGCTGATTCCGAGACTCACTCATCCGAGTCAGATTGTCCTCATCAGTGAGAGAGATGAAGATGTGGTATAGTGCCTCATGGCCGATGCTGAGTTGGAATCTACCTATGatgaggtatttgactttagcttAACTGATTTTATATGAGATGATCTCATATTTTCACTCAATGACATGATAATATAGTATaagagactttctcaatcattcgaggaagtgaAAGCAAAGCCAGTAAGCTAGCACTTAATCGAAACTGAACATGTGCAAatggaaatatattcactttgtgaagTCCAGTAAGATATATGAATATCAGAAGCCTACTGATCAAGTTAAGAAACCTGTCAAACTAATTAATATAAAGGCAAATATTTTGGTATTGGGTATACACAGAGAGTCCCTCTGTCAAGCCCAACTGGTCTGATAACATATCAGTCAAGCAAGACACAAATCAATGAAGGCTAAGCCATATCGATAAAAAACTACAAGCCTGTTCAAAAAAGCTACATGCAAACGAATGATGACAGAAAGGCAAAACAACATTTTGTTTCCAACACTTATAGAGCATCACACACACAACAAGCATTGCATACACACAATTTTGCAACACCTTTGTTGAAAAAATAGAGTGATCGACTAGTTAGGCTGATCTAattgtgggttcctaagggactaatctcCTTTGGACCCAAATAGGATTTAGTGCTAGTTGATTATATTTTGTATGCAAAACAATGAACGAGAGGGACAAAATAATTCAGTTTGGTACTTTTACACTGGATGTTCAAGGCACATGACCGATCACGCCAAACTGCTATATGAATTAATCAACTGTGAATGACCCAAGATCACCTTCGGTAACAATACTAAGAGTAAAGCTGTGGGTAAGAGTAAAATTACTCCTGGAAACATAATAATTAACgatttattacttgttgaaaaTCTGTGTTATAATTTGATCCATATTAGTCAACTTTGTGATAATGGTTACTTAGTTGAATTTTGTAAGAACAACTACTTAATTAAAGAtgttgttggaaactaaatttcggttgtttgacaaactaagtgcttaaatcgattggattaactgatcaagaagtttgagagtaactgaacaaatactcaaactgacagttgcctataactgaagattaatgtgcagattaacaaaggcaactgaaccaactgaactgaacttacacagacaactgactgatcagttggaaactgatcagttgctacattAAATTGTGAGCTTAACAGCTGATCTTTCAGCTGTACACATCATCATTTaacgaaaaggacattcaaccgacaaacaATACAAAAGCAGACTGCGACTATTAGTGGAAACGCCGCAATTCAGCTGCAGTATACGAATGTCAGAAAAAGATTGACGTGAAAAataacggatataaagattcacatTATATTGATTATTACCGTTGAatagaagcctataaatagcagagaagagcagttgaaaaACAATGATTTTTACCATCTATCATTcttgctgttaccctgctgaaaCTCTCGCTCATATTCAAAGAATTAGATGCTCACATTTATCagatatattcgtagcattctaggctacttttcgagcaTACAAGCACAAATAATCTTATTGTATATTCGATCTTAAacgagatcagttgtgctaagtccagTTGACTACTGTGAAATAGATTGTAAACTAAGactttcagttttggcattgttaagtccaaactgaagtgggtctgtacaagtgtttatattgatcaaatttttttagtcgatatcatatccttgtgatagaagggatgacgtatgAGTggttgaaatctccgaacatccataaaatatcGTGTATTCTCATATCAGTTttcattctatctatcagtcagtttatttccgtactttattgttaactgattgatatcgactgacaagattccgagTTTTAGTTTGTCACTAAACCGACTCAACATTCGAAAAAATTGTGAAAATCGAGAGTGTTTATCaacccccctttctaaacactccTTCAccagttaatcgatcctatcaagtggtgtCAGAGCAGTTAAATCTTGTCTCATAATATTCTTATCCACAAAACAGATCACCATgttttcattcaataaaataccaaTGTTTTCCAAAGAGGATTTCGATGAgtgaaaaatcagaatgcaggctcatttagctgcacaagacgacgatatgtggtatgtcattactgaagGACCCGTggatatcttaaaggcacacaaaatgtatGATTATGGTATTacaaagactcttctttcaatttagttggatattcagatgcaaattatgcaggatgtaagctagatcgcaaaagcaccagtggatcatgtcagtttctaggagacagactgatcttgtggttcagcaagaagcaaacatccatagctacttccacaactgaagcataaTACCTTgttgctggaagctgctgcgcCCAGCTGCTCTGGATCCATcaacaactgaaggattatGGGGTTGATGCTAAAAATagccaatattttgtgacaacacaagCACAATTGCGATCACTTActatccagttcttcactcaaggaccaagcacattgatgtcagacatcacttcataaGAGATCATGTTATGAAGAAAGCTATCGACTGGAGTATGTTCCAGGCTGAAAAACTAGCTGCGGACATCTTCACCAAATCACTACCAgcgactaagttttctcactttcgaaatatacttggtttaattgatttaacttgatcatatcatttttgttgtcattttaTTGATTATCATttataactgatcagttgatctTTTATCAAGAAGTAACTGCTCAGTTAGTCAGTTGTCAGTTAATAACATTTCAGTCAGCTGTTATCAGTTAGTGATTTTCGACTGACATCAGTTTGTTTGCAGAAAAGTAAAGAGACAACAATGAATCGAAACTGAAATTTAACTGCTGATAAAATCGAAGCCAAGTTACACGATCCATGTGTACTGCAGTGGCATCTTGCCAAACAGTCAACCAGTTATTCAAATCACGACTCCTGATGCTTCCTGAAGGTTTCGGTAGTAGAAATACTTTCAAGCTAGTGCCATTTCTTCCACATCATCATATGgatcagcacatcatccttgacAAGCTCGGAAATATGATCAACTTTAGTAAGTCTCTTATACttccttgcaattgatctcTGCTTAGTAGTAGTAGGAAATTCACCACTGTGTATTGATTGGAGTTCATGAACAGTAGTCCAAACGGAAATAACTTCTGAAAAGCGTACTATTCAACAGCCTTCTTAAATCTTTGAAAGAGATAAGgtgtccatgaaggatgagTGACATGGGtactgctttcacaatccatcgaagtttaaaatgttattttcaaatAACAAATGGTCTTATTTTTAGATAGCTATTGAAGAGACAAGAGGAAGACGAAGAGTCATCAGTTACCAAATAGATTTAACAGATCCAGACTAAGTTTTTCTTACTCTTACTTTAATTTTGTGCATTTATTAAGGTGGAATATCATATTTTGATTGGTAAACTGAGAAGACAttagtcagttggtcttcaactaaACTGAATCGGTTCCCAACTGGTCAGTCAGCTGCTGACATAACTGATAttctccaataagttaactgattaatcgTATAATATTCCATATTAAGTGAAGTGACTGATTGTTTTCTCATTTAATTGATGTCTTTCAATGTATAGTACTTTGAAACGTAGACCCACGTGATCCATTTATATTCTTCACATGTTTtcatcacacgtacacacgtttttatcCAAATTTTCCTGGACTAaaacgtgtccaaaaatttgaacagtcacatacatgTGTACTATACCCCACcccatttcagtttttctttcttacgcgCATATCAGCATTCAGAGCAAATTACTATTCAAGGCTTATTCTCTTTCGCAGAATTCAATTCACTCAAATGGCCAACCAAGTTCCTGCTCACAATCTCAATGCTATGGCTATTGATTTTGATTCAATCTTGACTGTGAAGGATGAAGGCGTTAAGAATATATTTCTCAAACTGGAAACAACTAGGCTGAAGGGATTTCTGGGAAAATTTTCCCAAGAAATTTATCTGAAAgagattcaagacttctatGCTAATGGATACATCACCACCGATGGCAAGATCGCTACTATTGTCAATGCTCAGTTGCTGATTATTGATGAAGACTTCTTCAGCGATCTATTTCATCTGCCTACTGAGGGACTTGCATATATCACTAAAGTGAAGGCATCTGACGTTCCAGAGATGCAAACCCTTCTTTCTGCTGATGGTAGAAAgatcaaggtttccgatcccaagaaggaGCTGAAGCCAGAGGTACAGTTGCTGActgatattgtagccaagggGCTATTGGCAAAAGCAGGATCCTTTGCTGCCAtaactcttgaaaaatttcaagccatGACTGCAATCATGGTTGACAGAAGATGAACTGGAATACCATTATTTTCAATATGTTGAAGAATATGTTCCAAACAACAAAGCAATCTAAGGGATATGCAGTGTAACTCAGCTATATGCTGAAGGTGAAGGGGTTATTGGGTGATGCTGCTGAGAAATCATCAAAGTTTAAAGTTTTCAATGCTAAGAATGTCCAGCCACCGAAGCTCAAATTGGACATGTCTTCTGAGCAGTTTTTGAAAGTAAAGAAAGAGATTGGGATGAAGAAAGCTCCCAAGTTAGTTAAGAAGGCTAAGACAATTACAGTACaaaagaagacaatcaagcgcAAACTGATTGTCTCTGAGAAGACTCCTTCGCCTAAAATCACCAAGAAATCCAGGACTCTGAAGACCAAACCTGCTGCTGCAGTTGAAACCATCCCAACTGAAAGGCTGATTCGGTCAGGAGCTCAACAGCCTGTGCAGGCTACACCTTTGAGAGCCATACCAACTGAACCATCAACTGAGGTTCAGTTCCCTCATTCTGCTGATCTATCAAGAAGAAGAAGATCACCGAATATGGTGATAAAAAGAAATCGACTGGAGTCAAGGCTCCATTAATAACTATTTCTGGCTTCACCACTCTACCTTTTTCCAGACCCAAAGGGGTAGTGATTGCAGAAAAAATTGATGCAATCACATTAGGACTGAGTCTCTCTCATGTCCTGACTGATCCTAAAGGCAAGGGAAAGTTGCAAGAAGAGCCCCGACCAACCAACATATTACAGACTCATATTGATCTTATCTGGAAAGAGGTCAATGAATATTTCACGGACAAGCTCAAAGTTTACGAGGAATGGGTCAGATTCAgaacataagtttttgccaagCAACTTCAGAAGAAATCAGTTCTGAAGAAATTTGTTAACCTTGAAAATTTTGTTCTGAAGGTGGTCAAAGCTGCTTCGGTTGTACAGGCTTTGCAGCGTGAGAAGTATTTCTTCGATGAAATACGAGCCAAGCAGTTATTAAAAATGGTTGCTCAGCTACGCTTGAATtatgatcctaccagtccaactACCTTCAATGACAAAGCTGTTCATGACCAACTGGAAATGGATCTTATCGGGCTGTAGATGGAGATTAAacattgggaaatggatcaagaactgattCTTCCGATAGCTTCCCAAGATCTTTCTTCAGAAAAgccaactgaacaatcagttcaacAAGAGTCATCCAAGGACCCAGTTACTGAAGCTTCTCAGCAAGAAACTGCTCCTTCTACAACTAATGCACAACCATTATCTTCTGCACCTCCATCCTCAACTACTGAACTTAAACTTTACTTTGATACTGAGTTATCACTGGCAAATCTTGATGAGGTTATTAATTTAGTTACCGCTGATATCCATATGGAAATTACTGGAGCAGTTGAAGGAATTTTTgaaactgaagaaccagccaATCAGGCTGAAAAACCAGCCAAAcatgatatttttgaagaaactgaagagccagttcagtcagcTGCCATGACTGAACATGCAATTTTTGTAGAAACTaaagaggctcagctgcactcaGTTCAAACTGAAGAAATGCGAGCTGAAGAGC
This window of the Primulina tabacum isolate GXHZ01 chromosome 12, ASM2559414v2, whole genome shotgun sequence genome carries:
- the LOC142521025 gene encoding putative HVA22-like protein g; the protein is MIGSLLTRGLLLILGYVYPAYECYKSVEMNKPDIEQLRFWCQYWILVACLTVCEWIGDMFIGWVPMYGEAKLAFFIYLWFPKTKGATYVYDSFFRPYVAKHETEIDRSLLELRTRAGDIALLYWQKAANYGQTRIFYVLQYIASQSSPPQRAQPSQQGTRVQKPAAPLNQGPGLTTQLQDEQPSSPALSDHQEDATDKAGPSENSKPAPTPVPPPAVPKELKTAPMQALIETVKISEELAMMHVDSVPSANGSAQPPPQDMILDGVERVTRARLRKTRAPPNHPNK
- the LOC142520849 gene encoding LOW QUALITY PROTEIN: tRNA (carboxymethyluridine(34)-5-O)-methyltransferase (The sequence of the model RefSeq protein was modified relative to this genomic sequence to represent the inferred CDS: deleted 1 base in 1 codon) is translated as MIFDAATTRTSLIKGFRAYSCLIFQTTDHLRGLCTMKEIEKDGSSSLSDVSEEMLNVLSPVAVKSDPRASSSNVQSTPEIEKKYVHRIYDAIAPHFSSTRFAKWPKVQLFLNSLPSGSLILDAGCGNGKYLGLNPKCYFVGCDISAPLIGICADKRHEVLVADAVNLPYRTGYVDAAISIAVLHHLSTECRRKKAVDELIRVVKMGGLVLITVWAREQEDKALVSKWTPLPQKYSEEWIGPGSPRIRSPSSSLALESIPENEENVSAEPSKYIPSVFLKGEFYEEMHANSSYGEDALASNNKKSRDCQQEYFVPWHLPYHRAEVSGASANAIANGWARKDDKKGAVVYDRYYHVFGEGELERLVSGVDGAVIVDQFYDKSNWCIILEKTSSLGR